CTGGGATGGTGAGGACTCCGTTTGGGGACTGAGGGGAGTTCTTACAACAGAGGGAGGGCGTCCCAGCTCCTTCTCCTGGATGGAGGGTGCCCCAGTTCCCCCTCGTGGATGGAGGGCACCCCAGCACCTCTGGCAGGGCCCCGGATGTGTTGCATCTAGCTTCCATCTTGAGAATGTGAGGAACGGGAAGCTTCTCCTGAGGGGTGCGGACCCAGGTTGTTAGTGGGTGGAGTCCTGGTCACTGACAGGCAGGAAGGTGAGGACTCAGAAGAGCGCTGATCGCAGTGGGTTCcctctgctctgttcctctcccttTGTCCGCCCCTTTTAAGGCCTTGCCTTTACCCCGGATGTGTTGTGTTCAGATCTCCATGGTGGGAATCTGTGGGATGGGAGACTTCTCTGAGTAGCGCTGATGCAGTTCGTCAGAGGCTGGTGTCCCAGGCACTGCCAGGCGGTAAGATGAGGACTCTGAGAGGGGACTGAGGAGAACACTGACCACAGATTGGGAACCCCTGTGCCCcctgctgccctgccccctcAGTCATCCCAGAGAAATGGGCCCCCTACATGTTGTATTCAGACCACCATCATGGAATTCTGGGGGATGGAGGCTTCTTCCTGAGTGACGTGGACTCAGGTCAGTAGAGGGAGGTGTCCCAGGCTCTGCCAGGTGTTAAGGTGAGTTAGCTGAGGGAGAAGTGAAGAGACCTCCTAGTCCAGACAGTGGGTGCCCCACAGAAGCATGCCACTTGTGTCAGCTCTGAGAACACTCGGGCTTGGCTCTGGAGCACAGCAGCACCTCTTTATTGCCCTGATATCCTTAGTCTGAGAAGGTGATTTCAGGTCACCAGAAGATGTGGACCCACGCCTTGCCAGAAGTAAAGAATACCTTGAAGGAGGACAGAGGTAATTCCTACCCTTGAACAGATGGGGTCCAGCCCGTGCTGTCAATCATGGGAGACCATGGGATATGATGGTCTCTTTCACCCTTGTCTTGAGGGTTTCAGGTTGTTGAGGGCCTTGGTCAGAGTGTGAAGCAAGTCAACTGAGGAAGCCACATCATCTCCCAAGGGAGGAGTTCCAAACTCTACCAGGAGTCAAGATAAGAATTTGGTCAGGACCAAAGGTACATCCCACCCCTGAAAGAGACCCCACTGAGTCTGCGTGTTTCCTTTTCTCCGTCCTGAGAGGACCCAAGCAGGGGTGGCTGGGTATGGCATGCTCACACTGTCTCCAAGGGTGACGGAGGTATCTCAGAGACACGAGGTCATGGTCTGAGTGGGCACTGTCCTGTCCGCAGGGGGTGGCCCAGTTTGCACCAGGAGTAAAGATGACTACTGTGAGGGGGGACTGAGGTAGTCCCACCACAGAACAGATGGGGCCCGGCCCTTCCTGTCAGCACTGGAAGGAGCTAGCAGGGGGTGGCAAGATGTAGTGCCTCCTCACTGTGTACAGGGATTTTCAGGGAGGTGAGGGGTAGTTCTGAAGGGGCTGGACTCAGGACAGCAGAGGTGGGAGTCCCAGGCCCTACCAGTCATCAGTGAGAGGAATGATGGTAACCCTCAGCCAGGAAAGAAGGATCCCTACAAATTTCAGCCAGCCCAGCCCTTGCTGTCGCCTGGGAGGTCTGGGGCAGGTGTGGTTGAATGTGTTGACCCTTCACTTCTGACTCACTGGTCTCAGGACTGTGAGTTCCTGTTCTGAGAATTTTGCCCTGGTCTAGCAGAGCAGAATGGGGGAGCTGGGAACTGCAGGCCTTGTTAGGGGGAAGGTGAGAACCTTAGTGAGCATGGAGGGGACCATCCACTCCAGAACAGTGGGGACCTTACAGAGCCGGTCCCTCCTTACCTGTCAGGGGTTCCATGAGCTGGGAGGTGAGGGCCTTGGTGCGGCGCACACATCTTCAGGTCAGCAGAGCAGAGGAGGCCCAGGCAGTGCTAGGAGTCAAGGTGAAGTCCACACCCTGAATATCTCCTGAGGACCTCACCCACACCAGAGCAGAAGGGACACCATACAGTGCCAGACCCTGCTCGCCCACTATTCGCCCCGAAGCCTCGGGTTGTGGTGGCCAGCTGCACCCTGACGAGCTTTCTCACATCCTCCTGCAGGTTCCTATAAGATAAACCATCCAGGGAGACAGGAGCCCTGTGAGGCCCCAGAGCACCCCTGAAGGAGGAGACCTGTAAGTAATCCTTTGTTGGAGCTGCCAAGGGCCCTTTTCTCTGCTGAGGCCActgaccctctctctctctcccctcaggcCTGTGGGATCCcatctcccactctcctgcttacACTTCTACCTCCTGCTCCCAACAGGTCATCATGTCTCACTTTCCAAAGCGTCCACGCCTCACATTTGAGCCGGGCTTTCCACATACAGATGAGATACAGGACCGGCCAGAAGCAGAGATGGCGGCCGCTGAGGACGAGGAGGACGAGCTCTCCACTTGTTCATTCACCTTCTCCTACCTATCCACCTCCTCTTCCGCCACTTCCTCTCCTGGGATCCTGAGCACTTCAGAGGaagagaagggggagggagagcaagggGCGGGGTTGGAGGatgagggggaggaagaggaggaggaggaggaagccaaggagggggaggaagaggagaagtcCATGCCTGCTGCTGTGACACTCATTTCTCCCCAGAGTCTTCGGGGCCCCTGCTCCTCTGCCTCCCGCCTGTCATGGAGCATATTGGGCAGAGACTCCAGcagccaagaaaaggaagataCAAGCTCTCCACAGAAGTCAGCAGACACCAAATCTTTGCCCGGGCAGCCTCTACAACAGGATGTGACTGATTTGGTGCATTTCCTGATTCGCAAGTATCAGTTGAAAGAGCCCGTtacaaagagagaaatgctgaAGGCTCTCTTCAAAAGGTACAAGAAGCAGTTCCCTGTGATCTTCAAGAAAGCTTCCAAGTGCTTGCAGGTGATCTCTGGCATTGACATGAAGGAAGTGGACCCCACCATCCACCTCTATGTCCTTGTCGATTCACTGGAACTCAGCCATGATGAGATCAGTGACAGCCAGAGCATGCCTACAAATGGCCTCCTGACAATGATTCTGGGTGTGATCTTAATGGAGGGTAATTGCGCTTCTGAGAAGAGCATCTGGGATTTCCTGAATGTGATGGGGGTGTACGCCGGGAAGGAGCACTTCATCTATGGGGAGCCCAGGAAGCTCATCACCAGAGACTGGGTGCAGGAGAATTATCTAGAGTACCAGCAGGTGCCTGGCAGCGATCCTCCACACTACAACTTCCTGTGGGGGCCAAGGGCTTATGCTGAAACCAACAAGATGAAAGTTCTAGAATTTTTGGCCAAGATCAGAGGGACTGACGCCATTTCCTTCTCACACTGGTATGAGGTGGCCTTAAGAGATGAGGATGAGAGAGTGCAGGCCACAACTAGCTCTGTGGACAATGCCATGATCATTGCTCAGCGTTGGTCAGAGGTTTCTCTCACCCCAACTGAAGAATGAGCCCAGATATTTACTGTGCATTTGAAGAGAGCAGTCACTGTCTCAGtagagcaggggcaggggcaggctggGGAGAACACAGGGCACAACAActttgcgttcctgttctctatgGGTGActgaggtttatttttttttcttttaatattttttcaaatgttcttaATAGAAGGTTTATTAGCTTTAGGATCTAAGTTTCAAACAACATTGGTAACACTTTTTTTGCTGTTTAACAAGTGTAAGAATAAGAGTTTCAATGTTTTGCAAAAATTTAGGAAACCACCTGTCTTTTTTGGAATCTAGTACAAGATAACATTGGAATAGGAATTTCTGTGGAAATGTGAAAGAGCCcagcagaaaatagaaaaaaaagtgtaaaaGGTGGTTCACTTTTGGATTCCCTTAACCACTTTAACCTATTCTGTAAAATTAGAAGATATATACCTGGATTTGCTTGGCTTATTCAAGAAAGTAGGCATAATCTTAATACATTTCAATTTTTGTATTCTCTTAACCAGTTTAGTATATTCTGTAAAACTAAGAGAGGTATACGTGGATTTGCTTGGCTTACTCAAGAACATAGGCATGATCTTAATAACTCTTTATGAATGAAAGACCCTGCTCACTGACTCATTTATTTGCCAAACATTAATTGGACATTTTCTCCTTGAAAAGCACTGTACTAATAGTGGAAATACTAGGATAAACAATATACAGCCCTACACAGAATGGTGGAGGCTAAGAGCAGCAGCCACATCAGGAAGATGGTGAGATGTCCTTCAATACCTAAAGAAAAGTAACAGGGAGTGAGGAGGAGGGGCTCCAAATGTGAGTACTTAAGTGCAAATGCCCTGACCAAGGCATTCTGGGGCTTTGGGAAACTGCAATTCCTTCTGTGAGAATAAATTATTAAGTTAAGCTATGGGCAGTGGCAGGAGCTAGACTCTCAGACTGTGTTTTACAGGTGAGAGAAAAGCCTGAAATGGAAAACTGCTTAGTTACTTTTAGGTCGTGGATAAACCAGAGATAAATCTCCACCTGTGGCAGGTATGGAAGGTATCTTGAACTCTTGACCCAGTGCAGTGAACACGGTGCATGAATTAGGTGTTCTGTACACATCATCTGCAATGGCTTCTTGAGAAGAGGGTGATACTCCCTTGAGGTGGTACCCAGAAGCTACTAGGCTGGCCCTCTTTTCTCTGGCCTGAGAAAGTCAGAGCCTGCTCCATTGAAATGATGTTAAAGCCAGGTTTTCTTGAGTGTTAAAGccctgggagggaaggaaggagttgGTCTTTGACATAAATTCTAGGAACTTTCGAGTTATATCAGCTGGGTAAGACTAACCCATACCCAAATGAATATATTCTTCAAGAGGAAAAATTTAATGACTTTTGTCTGTGAAGCTGCatttttgcctggtttggtattctGTCTCCTACTGAGCTGCATATTACCGGAGATGTCCTGGACAAAAACAGTCCCAAAGGAGAGGGCAGTTAGGATCTGGGGGCAAAATAATACTACAAATAACTGCCATTTATTAAAGAGCCAATAAATTCCAGGCACTGTATACTAAATGCTTTTCTTACTTTACATGCATTTGTGCAGTCCTACAAGACAGAGCTTATCAAACCCATTTTAGAGGTAATGAACCTAAGGTTCATAGCAGTTGGTAAATTCCCCAAGTTTATATTGCCAGTAAGTGACAGGGCTGGGACTAGAGCCCTGATCTGAAGTCATCTAGGGCCCACATTGTTTCTATTCCTAACACAAAGCAGGTCTTCTCTCTCGTATTCCATTTCTCAGTACTCCACAATGTCTCAGGTGACAAAAAGAAGGACCATGTGATAAGGTACTAAAAGCACTCCCAAAGAAGGAAggggaaatgagaataaaatataatttgggAATTGTCTGAGTTTATCTATGTAGGGTCCTCCTGTGAGCCCTAGGTACCTTAACAGCTGACTCTGCCCAGTTGCTGGCATTTGTGTCCAGTCCTAGCAATTTCCTGAATTAGATCACCCTCCCACTGGTCTGCCCTAATGCCCCTCCTGTCCAACTCTGGATCCTGGCCTGTTGACCAGCTCTTCACTATGCCCTCCTCTAAAGGTTGCGCCCCACTCCTAGTGGACAACCCAGAACCACCTGCCATTTCCCTGACATTCCTACTCCTTGCAAAGTCCCTCGGCTGTCCCCTCCGCGACTCCGGAGCCCTGACAGCAGTAGTCCTTTCACCTTAAAAGTTCAGTTTGGACAGCTTGCTAACGGATGCACAAAATCAATGGAGATGAAGCACAGATGCTCAGAGACACAGGTCAAAGCTCTGGTGGCTTGATGCTAAGATGCTGCGTGTGGCTCCCAGAGAAACAGTTTGGCGGGGTCACTTTTGCTGCTCTGGGCACAAGCTGCCTCTACGCCGGCTGCCTCGCTGCAAAACCAAGGCTGAAAGCCCTTTtccccttttcattttttttcataaaagcagaaatactcttcagatttctttcagttaCCAAAAGcaggtactaatgtaggtctttcgTAAAGCAAAGTGTCCTTAACACGAACTTTTGAAAAGTCAGGGATAAACTGTATCTGTgtatgtggccttatttggaaataagccTTTGCAAATGTAATTACATTAGGACTCTTGAAATGAGATTATCTTGGATTTAGGGTGGGACCTAAATACAACGAATGGTATGCATgtaggagaaaggagagggagattcGACACACAGAGAGGAAGGGAATGTAAAGAATGGATGCAGACATTGGAGGGATGCATCTTCAAGGCAAGGAGTGCCAAGGATTGCTGGCaatcaccagaagctaggagagaccCACGGGATGGAGCTCTCCTTCAAAGTTTCCAGAAGAAACCaacctgctgacaccttcatTTTAGGCTGTTGGCCTCCAGAACTACAAGAGAGTacgtttctattgttttaaaagCCAGCCAGTTTGTTGTTAATTTGTTACAGTGGCCTGAGGAAGCTAATACATGGTCTTTCCCCATAGGTACATTTAACaaacaaattgttttccaaatggGCTTGTGAGTAGAGTCAGATTTGGCTCATAATCTACTGGGTATTGGAGTATAACTCTAAAGTTAAGTAGATTATTTTTGAAGCCACCCTGATGGGATTACAAATGCTCATGTTCATcttgtctttctttccttcctgggtgGTTCATTTGTACTTAGGCAGCAGCCAGTGGGCCATTCGCATGTGTCCTCTGCCATCCAGCAATATTGTAGCTCAGAGTTGGGAGCAGCCTGGATCCTTGAGTCACCTGAGAGCAGTAAGACCCTGACAGCCCAACTCCAAATTTAGGTGAACAACAACAAATTTGTATTGTTAAGCAACTCATATGTCAGGTTTTTCTATTCCATCAGCTGGAAGTTACTTTAACAGTGACTGATTAATACACAGCCCCTATTTCTGGTTTTAggcctatttaaatattttacttacaaGGGTACTAGTTCATATATTCTGATTGTACAAAGTTCTGAAAGTACCAATCAATCACAATTCTCCCCTTTACCAAATGCCTCCAAAATTTAGCCCTCTTCTTGGAGTTAACCACAATGAACAATGTGGTGTGTATTTTAAATCTTATTGTAGtctttttcatagatatatgtatttaaaatatattatttttctttaacataCTTGGTCATGATGACTATACTAACCTTCCATTTAATAAAGTGAATGCAAGATCTTTCCATGGCAGCACTTCCTCTCTAGAATTCTAAAATATGTATGTGCCAGAATTAATGAAATACTGCTCCTCCTGATGGACACATAAGTTGTTTTCCACTGGCTGCTATGGTTGAGAGAACTGAAATCAACATCTTTGAACATGAATTCTTGggacaatatatatattttctaataaGACAGACATAACATAAGTTTGGTTAACATGCAGAGATCAtgaatatttaaaactttaaCAAATATAGCCAAAATtgtattcaaatacattttcccaCAAATTTATATGAATATCCTGCATACTCACAAACAAAATTTTATCAATATTTGAACTTTTAGTCAAAATTATGGGTGAAAAAAACACTGTGTCAGGTTATTTTAATGTGTGTCTCCTATTTGCTCAGTAGGTTAAGcagcaaattacttaatctctcacCCATATAAGGCTGGATTTATGTAGTGATGTCCTGAGTAAAGGGATTCCTCTGGACATGacttaaaattctgaaatgtcagcAAAGCATCCCTCCTTTACTTTGAGAAGCAAAGATATGGCCAGAATGACCAGGAGCCAGGGAAGGGGACCAGACAGGACACACTCAATCAATGAGGGAACATGGAATCCTGGGGAAAACAATTGCTGAAGTCCACAGGAGAGATCACGTGCAAAGTCAAGTCTGGAGAGCCCAGGACAGGCTGGTGTTCAGGGCTCTGAGTCCAGACTTCAGCATAGGGAGAAGGGTCTAGAAGGAGAGATGGTAGGGAATTTGGGGGTGTTACTGGACAACCTAAACGAATAAGCTTGGGAGATCTCAGAGTTGTCATTACCAGCTGGACATCTCAGTGTGGCCTAAGTAAAGAGGCCAAAGAATGGCATGCCAGACACCACCCCCTACCTTAGAGTCACCCCTGTGTCCTGTCAGGAGGAGCACAGCTGCTCCCTGCATCATTCTGGGTGAGCAACTCTGCAGTACTGTGGGCCAGGGCCCCCTTGCCAGTGTCC
This DNA window, taken from Manis pentadactyla isolate mManPen7 chromosome X, mManPen7.hap1, whole genome shotgun sequence, encodes the following:
- the LOC118913878 gene encoding melanoma-associated antigen 10-like translates to MEGTIHSRTVGTLQSRSLLTCQGFHELGGLWDPISHSPAYTSTSCSQQVIMSHFPKRPRLTFEPGFPHTDEIQDRPEAEMAAAEDEEDELSTCSFTFSYLSTSSSATSSPGILSTSEEEKGEGEQGSLRGPCSSASRLSWSILGRDSSSQEKEDTSSPQKSADTKSLPGQPLQQDVTDLVHFLIRKYQLKEPVTKREMLKALFKRYKKQFPVIFKKASKCLQVISGIDMKEVDPTIHLYVLVDSLELSHDEISDSQSMPTNGLLTMILGVILMEGNCASEKSIWDFLNVMGVYAGKEHFIYGEPRKLITRDWVQENYLEYQQVPGSDPPHYNFLWGPRAYAETNKMKVLEFLAKIRGTDAISFSHWYEVALRDEDERVQATTSSVDNAMIIAQRWSEVSLTPTEE